Proteins encoded in a region of the Phoenix dactylifera cultivar Barhee BC4 chromosome 3, palm_55x_up_171113_PBpolish2nd_filt_p, whole genome shotgun sequence genome:
- the LOC103702238 gene encoding uncharacterized protein LOC103702238: MSQIAIEGTFLISSNRIIPCDHSRSQRRVLLSILPSNTAEQAMNPTSHPSLHPLRQPLAHMGKLTICQTLSTSLLLFLLFLLLIKEIPAATAGFVPVDLAKFQPFNRAGVAGGSPRRALAPFQLCLQCRCCAANDPSNCSLMPCCFAIDCDLPNKPYGVCAFVPKSCNCTSCA, translated from the exons ATGTCCCAGATAGCAATCGAAGGAACCTTCCTTATTTCTTCCAATAGAATCATTCCATGTGACCACAGCCGGAGCCAGAGAAGAGTACTCCTCTCCATCCTTCCATCCAACACAGCCGAGCAAGCCATGAACCCCACCTCCCATCCTTCTTTGCATCCCCTCCGGCAGCCTCTCGCACATATGGGCAAGCTCACAATTTGTCAAACACTAAGTACAtcactcctcctcttcctcctcttcctcctcctcatcaAAG AAATTCCTGCGGCGACCGCCGGTTTTGTTCCCGTCGACCTGGCCAAGTTTCAGCCCTTCAACCGCGCCGGCGTGGCTGGCGGAAGTCCCCGCCGTGCTCTAGCGCCGTTCCAGCTGTGCCTCCAGTGCCGGTGCTGCGCGGCCAACGACCCGAGCAACTGCTCCTTGATGCCATGCTGCTTCGCCATCGACTGCGACCTCCCCAACAAACCTTATGGTGTCTGCGCCTTCGTGCCCAAGTCCTGCAACTGCACCTCCTGTGCCTGA